One Roseburia rectibacter DNA window includes the following coding sequences:
- a CDS encoding tail fiber domain-containing protein, which produces MELSTHLLKSFAKVVNQPSKETSKTSTIYGDLKNDKNDFYVKIDGSEEYIPTYTVVNGQTGDRVVCEIRNHSVLVTGNLSSPSATGDDVKQVSDKVDFLEANRITTDYLEAHYAEIDFANINVANIKQGFMESLLVSQGIIANRVVGSEVIATNVLTGVNIYADDIVAGTLSVDRLVFRGSEQSVIYQLNNISGALQAENVDTINGEVITPRTIAADRIIAKSITATEINVQNLVATGLIEANRLTSKNIVVDDLFATDITAAGSIKSSNYVYTSGIYSTAGVKMSMATGQIISRQFAIDVSGNTYFAGQLSAPTGNIGGFTIGTNSLYSGPDNLGSNKKGVYIGTDGISSIGDNGGKYVQIRNGKIIGHNSGSMPGTSEAVIDLTTASSAGNRAFGLGAQAGLLSVYMIDETAVNLPSAKGIIISYDGIYTGKYQSGTCVQNKTLLSVDGDVGCPLNLSNALWLRTYNTAGTLTRLIGMNSKDNVHMGDYNGDNISPVYIHARGKQYNFTDEAFCPNVTNDVTLGGASKLWKTVYAKTGTINTSDRTKKHDIKDLTEVYEKLFLKLQPKSFIFNDGDRVHIGAISQDVEDAMHELGMSAEDFAGFCKDIQYDYREYNDDGTPVEESRYIITDADGNPVYDYALRYQDFIFLTIHMVQKLFIKIEKIENEMDAMKMKIAL; this is translated from the coding sequence ATGGAATTGTCAACACATTTGTTAAAATCATTTGCGAAAGTTGTAAATCAACCTTCAAAAGAGACTTCTAAAACATCAACTATATATGGCGATTTAAAAAACGATAAGAATGATTTTTACGTTAAGATCGATGGGTCAGAGGAATATATCCCTACATATACTGTTGTTAATGGACAAACTGGAGATAGAGTAGTTTGTGAAATACGAAATCATTCAGTATTAGTTACTGGAAATTTATCGTCGCCATCTGCAACGGGTGATGACGTGAAACAAGTATCAGATAAAGTTGATTTTCTTGAAGCAAATAGAATTACAACAGATTATCTCGAAGCTCATTATGCAGAAATTGATTTTGCAAACATAAATGTTGCTAATATTAAACAAGGATTTATGGAATCGCTTTTAGTATCACAGGGAATAATAGCAAATCGTGTTGTTGGTTCAGAGGTGATAGCAACAAACGTTTTAACCGGAGTGAATATCTATGCTGACGATATTGTAGCTGGAACTCTATCAGTAGACAGGCTTGTTTTTCGAGGAAGCGAACAGAGCGTAATTTATCAGTTGAATAACATAAGTGGCGCACTTCAGGCAGAGAACGTTGATACAATTAATGGTGAAGTGATTACACCAAGGACAATTGCAGCTGATCGCATTATAGCAAAAAGTATTACAGCAACTGAAATTAATGTGCAAAACTTAGTTGCTACAGGATTGATAGAAGCAAATAGACTGACTTCTAAAAATATTGTAGTAGACGATCTGTTTGCCACGGATATTACAGCAGCCGGAAGCATTAAGAGTAGTAATTACGTCTACACAAGCGGTATTTATAGTACAGCAGGTGTAAAGATGAGCATGGCAACTGGTCAGATAATCAGTAGACAATTTGCAATCGATGTATCCGGGAACACTTATTTTGCTGGACAATTATCAGCGCCAACAGGAAATATTGGCGGTTTCACAATCGGAACAAATTCTTTATATTCTGGACCTGATAACCTTGGGAGTAATAAAAAAGGTGTTTATATAGGCACAGATGGAATAAGTTCAATTGGGGATAATGGCGGAAAATATGTGCAGATAAGAAATGGAAAAATTATAGGTCATAACAGCGGCAGTATGCCTGGCACGTCTGAGGCTGTAATAGATTTGACAACGGCAAGTAGTGCAGGCAATAGAGCTTTTGGTTTGGGTGCTCAAGCTGGATTGTTATCAGTGTACATGATTGATGAGACAGCTGTCAACTTGCCGTCCGCCAAAGGCATTATTATATCTTATGATGGTATATATACTGGCAAATATCAAAGTGGAACGTGTGTGCAAAACAAGACATTACTTTCAGTTGATGGCGATGTTGGATGCCCATTGAATTTATCAAATGCTTTATGGCTTCGTACATATAATACAGCAGGCACATTAACCAGATTGATTGGTATGAACAGTAAAGACAATGTTCATATGGGTGACTATAATGGAGACAATATATCACCAGTGTATATCCATGCAAGAGGTAAACAATACAATTTCACAGATGAAGCTTTTTGCCCAAATGTTACAAATGATGTCACATTAGGAGGTGCAAGCAAGCTATGGAAAACTGTTTACGCAAAGACTGGAACAATTAATACCTCTGATCGGACAAAGAAGCATGATATAAAAGATTTGACAGAGGTATATGAAAAGCTGTTTCTTAAGTTGCAACCAAAGTCATTTATATTTAACGACGGCGACCGTGTACATATTGGTGCTATCTCACAGGATGTTGAAGATGCTATGCATGAGCTTGGAATGTCGGCGGAGGATTTTGCAGGATTCTGTAAGGATATTCAGTATGATTATCGGGAATATAATGACGACGGAACACCTGTAGAAGAGAGCAGATACATTATAACAGATGCCGACGGTAATCCGGTATATGATTATGCCCTGCGGTATCAGGACTTTATCTTTTTAACAATCCATATGGTGCAGAAGCTATTTATCAAAATAGAAAAAATAGAAAATGAAATGGATGCAATGAAAATGAAAATTGCTTTATAG
- a CDS encoding tail fiber domain-containing protein has protein sequence MAKLIEYDQVETLKDEDIFLIDGERGTKTIAAKNLANDIKKVSLGESTEYTDDRFSKLDDAKLDKTGDASNVTSDIQSATIRTNLTTGEKLAVSLGKIKKFLSDLKTVAFTGSYADLTEKPTSMTANGGNADTVNNHTVDTDVPEDAKFTDTVYDTFVKSGTEAKVGLVPSPPTTAGTTKYLREDGTWAVPSSSIPDDTVTGIKGNVETEYRTGKVNLTSENIGALPISGGKLTGQLQVGEKVKLYTSSEGGNIQIISPDDIGLRWELDAFKGDLRFICFNNDGTVKKICQLTKDGTLIANNATQSAAGLMSPKDKEKLDNLSNAITIGGDTASNIVSFTASTARENLKSGESHATLFGKIVKWFSDLKEVAFTGKIPWSDVTGKPSTYAPSSHTHDERYYTESEVNSIYSGIMQNLISGDENVTTKLSKNIANGDATLDNRITAVANALKGYLPLSGGTLTGSLDIESGKYIHGTHTNGTILDILGLNKNNNCHVGNNTTPTFLHGAGYQLDISGAFICPNVSNQMSCGTKNKLWTTVFSKTGAINTSDRTKKHDIKDLTEVYEKLFLKLQPKSFVFNNGDRVHIGAISQDVEDAMQELGIVAEEFAGFCKDIRYEYTAYNEEDGTPVESSKIPCKDEDGNIIYDYALRYQEFIFLTIHMVQKLWNRVEILEKENAEMRDQIKSIQQDITELKKSRA, from the coding sequence ATGGCTAAACTAATAGAATACGATCAAGTAGAAACGCTTAAAGACGAAGACATATTTTTGATTGATGGTGAACGAGGAACAAAAACTATAGCGGCGAAAAATCTTGCAAACGATATAAAAAAAGTTAGTTTGGGCGAATCGACCGAATATACGGACGATAGATTTTCTAAACTGGATGATGCAAAACTTGATAAAACTGGAGATGCAAGTAATGTAACTAGCGATATTCAATCTGCAACGATCAGAACGAATCTTACAACTGGGGAAAAACTTGCTGTTTCATTAGGAAAAATTAAAAAATTCCTCAGTGATTTAAAAACTGTTGCTTTTACTGGAAGTTATGCAGATTTGACAGAAAAACCAACATCAATGACAGCAAATGGCGGAAATGCCGATACCGTAAATAATCACACGGTTGATACAGATGTTCCGGAGGATGCAAAGTTTACAGATACAGTATATGATACTTTTGTAAAATCTGGAACCGAAGCAAAAGTTGGTCTTGTTCCGTCACCACCGACTACTGCTGGCACAACTAAATACCTTAGGGAAGATGGAACTTGGGCTGTCCCATCGAGCTCTATACCAGACGATACAGTTACCGGTATTAAAGGAAATGTTGAAACGGAATACCGCACAGGGAAGGTGAATTTGACATCGGAAAATATCGGTGCGCTTCCTATTAGTGGAGGAAAGTTAACAGGTCAATTACAAGTTGGCGAGAAAGTTAAACTTTATACCAGCAGCGAGGGTGGAAACATTCAGATTATATCACCAGACGATATCGGTTTAAGATGGGAACTGGATGCATTCAAAGGTGATTTGAGGTTTATTTGTTTTAATAATGATGGTACCGTCAAAAAAATCTGCCAGTTAACAAAAGATGGAACGCTTATCGCAAACAATGCAACACAATCAGCAGCCGGCTTAATGAGTCCGAAAGATAAGGAAAAATTGGACAATCTTTCTAATGCAATAACCATTGGTGGGGATACAGCGAGCAATATCGTATCATTTACAGCATCAACCGCAAGAGAAAATCTCAAAAGCGGCGAATCCCATGCGACACTGTTCGGAAAGATTGTAAAGTGGTTTTCTGATCTGAAAGAAGTTGCATTTACCGGAAAAATCCCATGGTCTGACGTGACAGGTAAACCGAGTACATACGCACCATCCAGCCATACGCATGATGAACGATATTATACAGAAAGTGAAGTTAATTCTATATATTCTGGTATTATGCAGAATCTTATCAGCGGAGACGAAAATGTGACGACAAAATTATCAAAAAACATTGCAAATGGAGATGCGACGCTTGATAACAGAATAACAGCAGTTGCCAACGCATTAAAAGGATATCTTCCGTTGTCAGGCGGAACATTAACGGGAAGTTTAGATATTGAATCTGGAAAATATATCCATGGAACACATACAAACGGAACAATTCTTGACATTCTGGGATTAAATAAGAACAATAACTGCCATGTCGGGAATAATACAACTCCGACGTTTCTTCATGGAGCGGGGTATCAATTAGATATATCTGGAGCATTCATTTGTCCGAATGTATCGAACCAGATGTCATGCGGAACAAAAAATAAATTATGGACAACTGTTTTTTCGAAAACAGGCGCTATTAATACCTCTGATCGGACAAAGAAGCATGATATAAAAGATTTGACAGAGGTATATGAAAAACTATTCTTGAAGTTGCAACCAAAATCATTTGTCTTTAATAATGGTGATCGCGTGCATATAGGTGCTATCTCGCAGGATGTCGAAGATGCCATGCAGGAACTTGGAATAGTCGCAGAGGAGTTTGCAGGATTCTGTAAGGATATCAGATACGAATACACAGCATATAATGAGGAAGATGGAACTCCCGTAGAATCTTCAAAAATTCCATGTAAAGACGAAGATGGAAATATCATTTATGATTACGCATTGCGGTATCAGGAGTTTATCTTTCTAACAATCCATATGGTGCAGAAGCTTTGGAACCGTGTGGAAATATTAGAAAAAGAAAATGCAGAGATGAGAGATCAGATTAAATCGATACAGCAAGATATTACAGAATTAAAAAAATCAAGAGCCTAA
- a CDS encoding phage holin family protein: MKFDKINMIYGLIATIGVTIFGKYWFLFAGFLILNVVDYITGYCKAKLYNKNVSSAIGAKGICKKVWYWLVIGLAFFISDCFVTMGEIIGIQLNFVLWFGWFTLATYLINEIRSILENLVEMNVKVPKFLIAGLDITQKLLDTKTDSK, translated from the coding sequence ATGAAATTTGACAAAATTAACATGATCTATGGACTAATTGCAACGATTGGAGTGACAATTTTTGGAAAGTACTGGTTTTTATTTGCTGGCTTCTTAATTCTGAATGTGGTTGACTATATAACCGGGTACTGTAAGGCGAAACTTTATAACAAAAATGTCTCAAGTGCCATCGGGGCAAAAGGGATTTGCAAAAAGGTGTGGTATTGGCTTGTGATCGGACTTGCTTTTTTTATATCAGATTGTTTTGTGACAATGGGTGAGATTATAGGTATACAGCTTAATTTTGTTCTGTGGTTCGGATGGTTCACACTTGCAACATATTTGATCAATGAAATCCGCAGCATTTTAGAGAACCTGGTTGAAATGAATGTGAAAGTGCCGAAGTTTTTGATTGCCGGATTAGATATTACACAGAAATTACTTGATACTAAAACAGATTCAAAATAA
- a CDS encoding excisionase translates to MQEKYLLSIKETSDLFGIGQHRLRELVRDDYECKYHLMIGRVIRIKREPFEKFISKVEQI, encoded by the coding sequence GTGCAAGAAAAATATTTGCTATCTATTAAAGAAACTTCTGATTTATTTGGTATAGGACAGCATCGATTAAGAGAACTGGTTCGGGATGATTACGAATGTAAATATCATTTGATGATTGGACGCGTTATACGGATTAAACGAGAACCATTTGAAAAATTTATAAGCAAAGTTGAGCAGATATAA
- a CDS encoding tyrosine-type recombinase/integrase, producing MANKTVSEKNKPTRKKLRANEYYNPKTKRYEYHYKDALGKERVISSYRLDITDQLPKGKRSGKSLREKEAELSTQLENHIDIDGAKLTLLEVMGRYLENLYNRKELSPNTKMGYNVTVNTLKEYRLGHMEIGKIKPEHCEDWLSDMKKKYRGSSIQSQISLIKRTFEYAIDYDYIVKNPFRRITTDRSDSKQMEALTIQDMNRFLEFCSTDAHSKHCYDMIYILFWTGMRVSELCGLTLDDIDMNKRMIRVEKQLLCLNHKHVVRKPKTSNGIRFIPMTDGVYNSFEHVLKNRYLKGDIEPVCYDERGNAYERFVFLATRSRKTIVRAHVEEYLQNCIKRFNIVNPDTPIRKFEPHICRHTFATNMQTLTPKTLQYILGHGNISTTMNNYVDAKPGAQQLTEINELANTMAAI from the coding sequence ATGGCAAATAAAACAGTATCAGAAAAAAATAAACCTACACGAAAGAAGTTACGTGCTAATGAGTATTACAATCCCAAAACAAAACGGTATGAGTATCACTATAAAGATGCTTTAGGGAAAGAACGAGTAATTAGCTCATATAGACTGGATATAACAGATCAGTTGCCAAAAGGTAAACGGAGCGGAAAGAGCTTGCGTGAAAAGGAGGCAGAATTAAGCACACAGCTTGAAAATCATATTGACATTGATGGTGCAAAACTTACTTTACTTGAGGTCATGGGGCGATATTTAGAAAACCTTTATAATAGGAAAGAATTAAGTCCAAATACCAAAATGGGTTATAATGTAACTGTAAATACATTAAAAGAATACCGTCTTGGACATATGGAGATAGGTAAGATAAAACCAGAGCATTGCGAAGACTGGTTATCTGACATGAAAAAGAAATATAGAGGGTCATCTATACAATCACAAATCAGCCTTATAAAAAGAACATTTGAGTATGCTATTGACTACGATTATATTGTAAAGAATCCGTTTAGAAGAATTACGACTGACAGAAGCGATAGCAAACAGATGGAAGCGCTGACTATACAAGATATGAACAGGTTTTTGGAGTTTTGCTCAACAGACGCACATAGTAAACACTGCTATGATATGATTTATATTTTGTTTTGGACAGGCATGAGAGTGTCTGAATTATGTGGGCTTACTTTGGATGATATAGACATGAATAAGAGGATGATACGTGTTGAAAAACAGTTATTATGTCTGAATCATAAACACGTAGTGCGAAAACCTAAAACATCAAATGGCATAAGATTCATTCCTATGACAGATGGTGTGTACAATAGTTTTGAACATGTACTGAAAAATCGATATTTAAAAGGTGATATCGAACCGGTTTGCTATGATGAGAGGGGTAATGCATACGAAAGGTTTGTGTTCTTGGCAACAAGAAGCCGTAAAACAATTGTTAGGGCTCATGTTGAGGAATATTTGCAGAATTGCATTAAGCGTTTCAATATTGTAAATCCAGATACACCAATTCGGAAGTTTGAACCTCATATTTGCAGACATACTTTTGCAACTAATATGCAGACGCTTACGCCAAAGACACTTCAATATATTTTGGGGCATGGCAATATTAGTACAACAATGAACAACTACGTAGATGCGAAGCCTGGAGCGCAGCAATTGACCGAGATCAATGAGCTGGCAAATACTATGGCAGCTATTTAG
- the hisH gene encoding imidazole glycerol phosphate synthase subunit HisH has protein sequence MIAIIDYDAGNLKSVQKALDFLHQDCVVTRDFHEIRQADKVILPGVGSFGEAMDQLKKYELDKVIREVAEEKKPFLGICLGLQLLFEGSEESSGVEGLHLLDGQILRIPDTEGLKIPHIGWNSLDFQNNGRLFAGLPEHPYVYFVHSYYLKAKDDMIVKATTEYGTHIHASVEQDNIFACQFHPEKSSTVGLKILENFAGI, from the coding sequence ATGATAGCGATCATAGACTATGATGCAGGTAATTTAAAGAGCGTACAGAAAGCACTTGATTTTTTACATCAGGATTGCGTGGTAACAAGGGATTTTCATGAGATCCGTCAGGCAGACAAGGTAATATTACCGGGGGTTGGTTCTTTCGGCGAGGCGATGGATCAGTTAAAAAAATATGAGCTGGACAAAGTAATTCGTGAAGTGGCAGAAGAGAAAAAGCCATTTCTTGGAATCTGTCTTGGACTGCAGCTTTTATTTGAAGGCAGTGAGGAAAGTAGCGGAGTGGAAGGACTGCATTTGTTAGACGGACAGATCTTACGGATACCGGATACAGAAGGATTAAAAATACCGCATATCGGATGGAATTCACTGGATTTTCAGAATAATGGAAGATTATTTGCAGGGCTGCCGGAACATCCGTATGTTTATTTTGTTCATTCTTATTATCTGAAAGCAAAGGATGATATGATCGTAAAGGCAACTACGGAATATGGCACACATATTCACGCTTCTGTGGAACAGGACAATATCTTTGCATGTCAGTTCCACCCGGAAAAAAGCAGTACAGTCGGACTTAAGATACTAGAAAATTTTGCCGGGATTTAA
- the hisF gene encoding imidazole glycerol phosphate synthase subunit HisF: MFTKRIIPCLDVNNGRVVKGVNFVNLRDAGDPVEIAAAYDKAGADELVFLDITATSDARETVVDMVRKVAEKVFIPFTVGGGIRTVDDFKALLREGADKISINSSAINRPELISEAADKFGSQCVVAAIDARKRADGSGWNIYKNGGRIDVGIDAVEWAMKADRLGAGEILLTSMDCDGTKAGYDLELTRTIAENVSIPVIASGGAGTKEHFYDALTEGKADAALAASLFHYKELEIRDLKDYLAERGVSVRR, translated from the coding sequence ATGTTTACAAAGCGAATTATTCCGTGTCTGGATGTGAATAACGGACGTGTGGTAAAGGGTGTTAATTTCGTGAATTTAAGAGATGCCGGAGATCCGGTGGAGATAGCAGCAGCTTATGATAAAGCAGGCGCAGATGAACTGGTATTTCTCGATATTACTGCAACTTCAGATGCAAGGGAGACAGTTGTGGATATGGTGCGCAAGGTGGCAGAAAAGGTATTTATACCATTTACTGTCGGCGGGGGTATCCGTACTGTGGATGATTTTAAAGCCTTGCTCCGCGAGGGAGCCGATAAGATATCCATCAATTCATCTGCGATCAACCGCCCGGAACTTATCAGTGAGGCTGCAGATAAGTTTGGCAGTCAGTGTGTGGTTGCGGCGATCGATGCCAGAAAAAGAGCTGATGGTTCGGGATGGAATATCTATAAAAATGGCGGACGTATCGATGTTGGCATTGATGCAGTAGAGTGGGCAATGAAAGCAGACAGACTCGGTGCGGGGGAAATTCTTCTGACGAGCATGGATTGTGATGGAACAAAGGCAGGTTATGATCTTGAACTGACGCGCACCATTGCGGAAAATGTATCCATTCCTGTAATTGCTTCCGGTGGAGCGGGTACGAAAGAACATTTTTATGATGCATTGACGGAAGGAAAAGCAGATGCAGCACTTGCAGCGTCTTTATTCCATTATAAAGAACTTGAAATCCGCGATCTGAAAGATTATCTGGCAGAGCGTGGTGTTTCTGTAAGAAGATAA
- a CDS encoding uracil-DNA glycosylase yields the protein MAMITNDWLPAIQGEFKKPYYRELFQFVKEEYSRAVIYPPADDIFNAMHFTPLSEVKVLILGQDPYHNENQAHGLSFSVLPSQKEIPPSLQNIYKELQDDLGCYIPNNGYLKKWADQGVLLLNTVLTVRAHQANSHQGRGWEQFTDAIIQAVNAQDRPIVYMLWGRPAQSKIPMLTNPKHLILKAPHPSPLSAYRGFFGCRHFSQANDFLKANGIAPIDWQIENI from the coding sequence ATGGCAATGATCACAAATGACTGGCTTCCGGCAATTCAGGGAGAGTTTAAAAAGCCATATTACAGGGAATTATTTCAATTTGTAAAAGAAGAATACAGCAGGGCGGTCATTTATCCGCCGGCAGATGATATCTTCAATGCGATGCATTTTACACCGCTTAGTGAAGTAAAAGTATTGATCTTAGGACAGGATCCGTATCACAATGAGAATCAGGCACATGGTCTGAGTTTTTCAGTACTGCCATCACAGAAGGAGATTCCACCATCATTGCAGAATATTTATAAAGAACTGCAGGATGATTTAGGCTGTTATATACCGAACAACGGATATTTAAAAAAATGGGCGGATCAGGGAGTGCTTCTTTTGAATACGGTGCTGACGGTTCGCGCGCATCAGGCTAATTCCCATCAGGGAAGAGGATGGGAGCAGTTTACCGATGCGATCATTCAGGCTGTCAATGCCCAGGATCGTCCAATCGTATATATGCTGTGGGGCAGACCCGCACAGAGCAAGATCCCGATGCTCACGAATCCGAAGCATCTGATCTTAAAGGCACCGCATCCGAGTCCGCTTTCAGCATACAGAGGATTCTTTGGATGCAGACATTTCAGCCAGGCAAATGATTTCTTAAAAGCAAATGGGATCGCGCCGATCGACTGGCAGATTGAGAATATCTGA
- the fliD gene encoding flagellar filament capping protein FliD, whose amino-acid sequence MATISGYNSYSMGVLFSGLNTTSSKNSLFSSSMSGSDILGINYSDWATIKSGSYFKLLDAYYGKGGQVSGSGDTTSSSTSTSKDDTKTLAAIESDAKNVEKSVAALQETGDKSLFKEVTKTDKDGNKTTGYDTDAIYKAVKDFTDSYNSLLDEVGDSNTKSILRAGASMVSVTEANRRSLSDIGISIGADNKLTIDEEKFKKADMGKVKTMFADNSYYGTEVKRQASRAESYAKSEAAKANTYQKSGSYTYNYRTGELYNSKI is encoded by the coding sequence ATGGCAACGATTTCCGGTTATAATTCATATTCAATGGGAGTTTTGTTCTCCGGATTAAATACCACGTCATCTAAGAATTCATTATTTTCCAGCAGTATGTCAGGAAGTGATATACTTGGAATTAATTACAGTGACTGGGCAACAATCAAATCCGGCAGCTATTTTAAACTGTTAGATGCCTACTATGGAAAAGGCGGGCAGGTCAGCGGCTCTGGTGATACAACATCTTCTTCAACATCAACATCCAAAGATGACACTAAGACACTTGCAGCAATCGAGAGTGATGCGAAGAATGTGGAAAAATCCGTTGCAGCACTTCAGGAGACGGGAGATAAATCCTTATTTAAAGAAGTGACAAAGACAGATAAGGATGGAAATAAGACAACCGGATATGATACGGATGCGATTTATAAAGCTGTGAAAGACTTTACAGACAGCTATAACAGCCTGCTTGATGAAGTCGGCGATTCGAATACAAAAAGTATTTTAAGAGCTGGTGCAAGCATGGTAAGTGTGACAGAGGCAAACCGCAGGTCACTTTCCGATATCGGTATTTCCATTGGAGCAGATAATAAACTTACGATCGATGAAGAGAAGTTTAAGAAAGCTGATATGGGCAAAGTTAAGACAATGTTTGCAGATAACAGTTATTATGGAACAGAAGTAAAACGTCAGGCATCACGTGCAGAATCTTATGCAAAGAGTGAGGCAGCAAAGGCGAATACTTATCAGAAATCAGGTTCTTATACTTATAATTACAGAACAGGTGAGCTTTATAATTCTAAGATCTGA
- the mnmA gene encoding tRNA 2-thiouridine(34) synthase MnmA — MENKMAAKKVVVGMSGGVDSSVAAYLLKEQGYDVIGVTMQIWQDEDEFVQEESGGCCGLSAVDDARRVADRLGIPYYVMNFKQEFKKNVMDYFTAEYLKGRTPNPCIACNRYVKWEALLNRSLAIGADYIATGHYARIEQLSNGRYAIKNSVTAAKDQTYALYNLTQEQLSHTLMPVGAYHKDEIRKIAENIGLMVAHKKDSQEICFVSDNDYAGFIDRECKGQVPPPGNFVLTDGTVVGKHKGITHYTIGQRKGLGIAFGHPVFVTEIRPETNEVVLGENKDVFTYELDADHINFMSIPDIKDEMLLKAKIRYSHSGSMCKVTRTGEDTIHCEFLEPVRAVTPGQAVVLYDGEYVAGGGTIL, encoded by the coding sequence ATGGAGAATAAAATGGCAGCAAAGAAAGTAGTAGTCGGCATGTCCGGTGGTGTGGATTCCTCCGTGGCAGCATACCTTTTAAAAGAACAGGGATATGACGTCATTGGTGTGACCATGCAGATCTGGCAGGATGAGGATGAATTTGTGCAGGAGGAGAGTGGCGGATGCTGTGGCCTTTCTGCGGTAGATGATGCGAGAAGAGTGGCAGACCGTCTGGGAATCCCGTATTATGTCATGAATTTTAAACAGGAATTTAAGAAAAATGTTATGGATTATTTTACCGCGGAATATTTAAAGGGCAGAACGCCGAATCCGTGTATTGCCTGCAACCGTTATGTAAAATGGGAAGCACTGTTAAACAGGAGTCTTGCAATTGGTGCAGATTACATTGCAACCGGACATTATGCGAGAATTGAACAGCTTTCTAATGGAAGATATGCGATCAAAAATTCTGTAACGGCAGCAAAAGATCAGACCTACGCACTTTATAATCTGACGCAGGAGCAGCTATCACATACACTGATGCCGGTTGGTGCCTATCATAAAGATGAGATCCGTAAGATCGCCGAGAATATCGGTCTTATGGTTGCACATAAAAAAGACAGCCAGGAAATCTGCTTTGTCTCTGACAACGACTATGCCGGTTTTATTGACAGGGAATGCAAAGGTCAGGTACCGCCTCCGGGAAATTTTGTCCTGACAGACGGAACTGTGGTTGGAAAACATAAAGGAATCACACATTACACGATCGGACAGAGAAAAGGACTCGGAATCGCATTTGGGCATCCGGTTTTTGTCACAGAGATACGTCCGGAGACAAATGAAGTTGTACTTGGCGAGAATAAAGATGTGTTTACCTATGAACTGGATGCGGATCATATTAATTTTATGTCAATTCCGGATATTAAAGATGAGATGCTTTTAAAAGCCAAAATACGTTATTCTCACAGTGGAAGTATGTGCAAGGTAACAAGAACAGGGGAGGATACGATACACTGTGAATTTTTAGAGCCGGTGCGTGCGGTAACTCCGGGTCAGGCAGTTGTATTGTATGATGGAGAATATGTTGCCGGGGGTGGTACCATCCTTTAG